In the genome of Lagopus muta isolate bLagMut1 chromosome 21, bLagMut1 primary, whole genome shotgun sequence, one region contains:
- the ZNF362 gene encoding LOW QUALITY PROTEIN: zinc finger protein 362 (The sequence of the model RefSeq protein was modified relative to this genomic sequence to represent the inferred CDS: deleted 2 bases in 2 codons): MAVEKRPACGTGSQLDLEMDADKGKQRQYSQRMAEPRFNNPYFWPPPPTMPSQLDNLVLINKIKEQLMAEKIRPPHLPPTSVASQQPLLVPPSPAESSQSIMSLPKLQQVPGLHPQAVPQPDVALHARPATSTVTGLGLASRAPPVSTSESSTGTTTPSTPTSTSQSRLIASSPTLISGITSPPLLDSIKTIQGHSLLGAPKTERGRKKIKAENPSGPPVLVVPYPILASGETAKEGKTYRCKVCPLTFFTKSEMQIHSKSHTEAKPHKCPHCSKSFANASYLAQHLRIHLGVKPYHCSYCEKSFRQLSHLQQHTRIHTGDRPYKCPHPGCEKAFTQLSNLQSHQRQHNKDKPYKCPNCYRAYTDSASLQIHLSAHAIKHAKAYCCSMCGRAYTSETYLMKHMSKHTVVEHLVSQHSPQRTESPGIPVRISLI; encoded by the exons ATGGCTGTTG AGAAACGCCCCGCGTGCGGCACCGGTTCCCAGCTAGATCTGGAGATGGACGCGGATAAGGGGAAGCAACGCCAGTACTCTCAGAG GATGGCGGAGCCTCGCTTCAACAACCCCTACTTCTGGCCGCCTCCCCCAACCATGCCCAGCCAG CTGGACAACCTCGTCCTGATCAACAAAATCAAAGAGCAGCTGATGGCAGAGAAGATCCGGCCCCCACACTTGCCCCCCACCTCCGTTGCCTCCCAGCAG CCCCTCCTGGTGCCCCCCTCTCCTGCTGAAAGCAGCCAGTCCATCATGTCCCTCCCCAAGCTGCAGCAGGTGCCAGGCCTCCACCCGCAGGCAGTC CCGCAGCCCGATGTGGCCCTGCACGCTCGGCCGGCCACCAGCACCGTCACAG GGTTGGGGCTGGCGTCCCGCGCGCCCCCAGTCAGCACCTCCGAGTCCAGCACGGGCACCACCACCCCTTCCACACCCACCTCCACCAGCCAGAGCCGCCTCATCGCTTCCTCGCCCACCCTTATCTCAGGAATCACCAGCCCGCCCCTCCTCGACTCCATAAAGACAATCCAGGGCCACAGCTTGCTGGGGGCACCCAAGACGGAGCGGGGCCGCAAGAAGATCAAGGCGGAAAACCCTTCGGGGCCGCCCGTCCTCGTGGTTCCCTACCCCATCCTGGCCTCGGGGGAGACGGCCAAAGAGGGCAAGACGTACAG GTGTAAGGTCTGCCCTTTGACGTTCTTCACCAAGTCGGAGATGCAGATCCACTCCAAGTCGCACACAGAGGCCAAACCCCACAAGTGCCCCCACTGCTCCAAATCCTTTGCCAACGCCTCCTACCTGGCCCAGCACTTGCGCATCCACCTGGGCGTGAAGCCCTACCACTGCTCCTACTGCGAGAAGTCCTTCCGCCAGCTgtcccacctccagcagcacaccAG AATCCACACCGGTGACAGACCCTACAAGTGCCCACACCCCGGCTGCGAGAAGGCATTCACACAACTCTCCAACCTCCAG TCTCACCAGCGACAGCACAACAAGGACAAGCCCTACAAGTGCCCGAATTGCTACCGGGCCTACACGGACTCGGCCTCGCTGCAGATCCACCTCTCAGCGCACGCCATCAAGCACGCCAAGGCTTACTGCTGCAGCATGTGCGGCCGTGCTTATACCTCG GAGACGTACCTGATGAAGCACATGTCCAAACACACCGTGGTGGAGCACCTCGTCAGCCAGCACTCTCCTCAAAGGACCGAATCCCCTGGCATCCCCGTGCGGATCTCGCTCATCTAA
- the LOC125703400 gene encoding E3 ubiquitin-protein ligase TRIM62, whose translation MACSLKDELLCSICLSIYQDPVSFGCEHYFCRRCITEHWVRQEPQGARDCPECRRTFTEPTLAPSLKLANIVERYSAFPLDAILGAQRSPFPCKDHEKVKLFCLTDRTVVCFFCDEPAMHEQHQVTNVDDAFEELQRELKEQLQGLQESERGHTEALHLLKRQLADTKSSAKSLRATIGEAFERLHRLLRERQKAMLEELEADTARTLTDIEQKIQRYSQQLRKVQEGSQILQERLAEADKHAFLAGVASLSERLKGKIHETNLTYEDFPTSKYMGPLQYTIWKSLFQDIHPVPAALTLDPGTAHQRLILSDDCTIVAYGNLHPQPLQDSPRRFDVEVSVLGTQAFGGGVHYWEVVVSEKTQWMIGLAHEAVTRKGSIQIQPSRGFYCIVMHDGNQYSACTEPWTRLNVKSKLEKVGVFLDYDKGLLIFYNADDMSWLYTFREKFPGKLCSYFSPGQSHANGKNVQPLRINTVRI comes from the exons ATGGCCTGCAGCCTGAAGgatgagctgctgtgctccatctGCCTCAGCATCTACCAGGACCCGGTGAGCTTCGGCTGCGAGCACTACTTCTGTCGCCGCTGCATCACAGAGCATTGGGTGCGCCAGGAGCCGCAGGGTGCCCGCGACTGCCCCGAGTGCCGCCGCACCTTCACCGAGCCCACGCTGGCCCCCAGCCTGAAGCTGGCCAACATCGTGGAGCGCTACAGCGCCTTCCCCCTGGATGCCATCCTGGGGGCTCAGCGCAGCCCCTTCCCCTGCAAGGACCACGAGAAGGTGAAGCTCTTTTGCCTCACCGACCGCACTGTTGTCTGCTTCTTCTGCGACGAGCCAGCCATGCACGAGCAGCACCAGGTCACCAACGTGGATGATGCCTTTGAGGAGCTGCAG CgggagctgaaggagcagctgcagggcctGCAGGAGAGCGAGCGAGGCCACACCGAGGCCCTGCACCTCCTCAAGAGGCAGCTGGCCGACACCAAG TCATCGGCCAAAAGCCTGCGGGCCACCATCGGGGAGGCCTTCGAGCGGCTGCACCGGCTGCTGCGGGAGCGGCAGAAGGCgatgctggaggagctggaggccgACACGGCGCGGACGCTGACCGACATCGAGCAGAAGATCCAGCGCTACAGCCAGCAGCTGCGCAAGGTGCAGGAGGGCAGCCAGATCCTGCAGGAGCGCCTGGCCGAGGCTGACAAGCACGCCTTCCTGGCCGGCGTCGCGTCCCTGTCTGAGAG GCTGAAGGGGAAGATCCACGAGACCAACCTGACCTACGAGGACTTCCCCACCTCCAAGTACATGGGGCCTCTGCAGTACACCATCTGGAAGTCGCTCTTTCAGGACATCCACCCAG TGCCCGCGGCGCTGACGCTGGACCCCGGCACGGCCCACCAGCGCCTCATCCTCTCTGATGATTGCACCATCGTGGCCTACGGCAACCTGCACCCACAGCCACTGCAGGACTCGCCGCGCCGCTTCGACGTGGAGGTGTCGGTGCTGGGCACACAGGCGTTTGGCGGCGGCGTCCACTactgggaggtggtggtgtctgAGAAGACACAGTGGATGATCGGATTGGCGCACGAGGCCGTCACCCGCAAGGGCAGCATCCAGATCCAGCCCAGCCGCGGCTTCTACTGCATCGTCATGCACGACGGGAACCAGTACAGCGCCTGCACTGAGCCCTGGACGCGGCTCAACGTCAAGAGCAAGCTGGAGAAGGTGGGCGTCTTCCTGGACTACGACAAAGGGCTGCTCATCTTCTACAACGCCGACGACATGTCCTGGCTCTACACCTTCCGGGAGAAGTTTCCAGGGAAGCTCTGCTCCTACTTCAGCCCCGGGCAGAGCCACGCCAATGGGAAGAACGTCCAACCGCTGCGCATCAACACCGTCCGCATCTAG